The Sporosarcina sp. Marseille-Q4943 genome includes the window GTATGCTTGAAAGCGCCACGCGGACCTTTGCTGACGATTTCAACTTCCTCATCCATCGTGTTCCATTCGCCGCAGCCGGGGCACCTCCCCATCCACTTCGGCGATTCATAGCCGCAGTCCCTGCACATGAATTTCGTTTTCCGTTTTGCCATATTTACCTCCATATACGAAAAGGACAGCCCTTTCCCGTAGATAGCGAACTCTACGGGAGGGCCATCCTATTATTGTTTTTCTGCCACTGCAACGCGATCCGTCTTGACGACGAACTCGTCATCTTCTACATCGATGATCACCTTTCCACCTGTCAAAACTGTTCCGCTCAACAGCTCCTCAGATAGACGGTCCTCAACATGCTTTTGCAAAGCCCGACGTAACGGACGAGCACCGTAATCCGGATCGTATCCTTCTTCAGAGATTTTCAATTTCGCCGCATCTGTCAACTCGAGTGTAATATCTTGTTCTGCAAGACGTTTTGTTAACGCGTTCGACATGAGCGTGACAATTTCTCTCAAATGTTCTTTTTCAAGCGAGTGGAAGACAATCATTTCATCCACACGGTTCAAGAACTCAGGACGGAACGCTTTTTTCAACGCGTCCAGCATCGTTGATTTCATGTCTTCGTAATCACGTTCGCCATCTTGCAGATTGAATCCGACGTAACGGTTTTGTTTCAACGTTTCCGCCCCGACGTTCGACGTCATGATGACGACCGTGTTGCGGAAATCGACCGTGCGACCTTTGGAATCCGTTAATCTTCCATCCTCAAGCACTTGCAGTAGAATATTGAAGACGTCAGGGTGAGCCTTTTCAATTTCATCCAGCAATACGACTGAATAAGGCTTTCTGCGGACTTTCTCGGTCAACTGGCCGCCTTCGTCATAGCCGACATATCCCGGAGGTGAACCGACGAGTCGGGATGTCGAATGCTTCTCCATATACTCGGACATATCAATGCGGATCATCGCATCTTCATCCCCGAACATCGCTTCCGCAAGCGCTCTTGCCAATTCGGTCTTCCCGACACCCGTAGGTCCGAGGAAGATGAATGAACCGATCGGACGCTTTGGATCCTTCAATCCGGCGCGGGCTCTCCGAATCGCCCTTGAAATGGCCGTTACGGCTTCTTTCTGCCCGATAACACGTTCATGCAGAAGCTCTTCCATGTTCAACAGTTTGGCAGTTTCCGTTTCGGCAATTTTCGCGACCGGCACCCCCGTCCACATTGCGACAACTTCCGCAATGTCGTTAACTGTCACTTCCGATTCTTTTTTCCCTTGCTTCTCTTTCCATTCCGTCTTAGTCTTTTCGAGCTCTTCCTTCATTTTCTGCTCTTTATCGCGGAATGATGCCGCCTTTTCGAATTCCTGGCTTTGCACCGCGGCATTCTTTTCGTGGCGGATCGCTTCCAGCTTCGCTTCGAGCTCCTTCAAATTCGGAGGTGTCGTATACGAACGGAGTCGCACTTTCGAACCCGCTTCATCGATCAAGTCGATCGCTTTGTCAGGAAGGAAGCGGTCTGAAATATACCGATCCGACATTTTCGCAGCAGCCTCGATCGCTTCATCCGTAATTTTCACGCGATGATGCGCTTCGTATCGATCACGCAAGCCCTTGATGATCAAGATCGTCTCATCGACAGTCGGTTCATCGACTTGAATCGGTTGGAAACGTCTTTCAAGCGCAGCATCTTTTTCGATATATTTACGGTACTCATCAAGCGTCGTAGCACCGATGCATTGCAATTCCCCACGTGCTAGCGACGGCTTCAAGATATTCGAAGCGTCAATTGCCCCTTCGGCTCCGCCAGCCCCGATAAGTGTATGCAATTCATCAATGAATAGAATGATATTTCCCGCTTGACGGATTTCCTCCATCACTTTCTTCATACGGTCTTCAAACTCGCCGCGGTATTTTGTGCCCGCAACGACCGTTCCCATATCCAGTGTCATGACGCGTTTGTCACGCAGGATTTCAGGCACTTCATTATGGACGATCTGAAGCGCTAGGCCTTCCGCAATCGCCGTTTTACCGACACCCGGCTCCCCGATCAATACAGGGTTGTTCTTTGTACGGCGAGCCAACACTTCGATCACTCGTGTAATTTCCTTGCTGCGGCCGATGACAGGGTCAAGCGTCCCTTCACGTGCCACTTCCGT containing:
- the clpC gene encoding ATP-dependent protease ATP-binding subunit ClpC; translation: MMFNRFTQRAQKVLQLAQEEAIRLKHESIGTEHILLGLIREGGGIAAKALEAIDVSFETIEKGVESLVGSGSKEVGPIVHYTPRAKKVIELSVDESRKLGHSYIGTEHILLALIREGEGVAARVLNNAGVSLNRARQQVLQLLGSNDNAVGNQGASSSASTPTLDSLARDLTEVAREGTLDPVIGRSKEITRVIEVLARRTKNNPVLIGEPGVGKTAIAEGLALQIVHNEVPEILRDKRVMTLDMGTVVAGTKYRGEFEDRMKKVMEEIRQAGNIILFIDELHTLIGAGGAEGAIDASNILKPSLARGELQCIGATTLDEYRKYIEKDAALERRFQPIQVDEPTVDETILIIKGLRDRYEAHHRVKITDEAIEAAAKMSDRYISDRFLPDKAIDLIDEAGSKVRLRSYTTPPNLKELEAKLEAIRHEKNAAVQSQEFEKAASFRDKEQKMKEELEKTKTEWKEKQGKKESEVTVNDIAEVVAMWTGVPVAKIAETETAKLLNMEELLHERVIGQKEAVTAISRAIRRARAGLKDPKRPIGSFIFLGPTGVGKTELARALAEAMFGDEDAMIRIDMSEYMEKHSTSRLVGSPPGYVGYDEGGQLTEKVRRKPYSVVLLDEIEKAHPDVFNILLQVLEDGRLTDSKGRTVDFRNTVVIMTSNVGAETLKQNRYVGFNLQDGERDYEDMKSTMLDALKKAFRPEFLNRVDEMIVFHSLEKEHLREIVTLMSNALTKRLAEQDITLELTDAAKLKISEEGYDPDYGARPLRRALQKHVEDRLSEELLSGTVLTGGKVIIDVEDDEFVVKTDRVAVAEKQ